One window of Methanobacterium alkalithermotolerans genomic DNA carries:
- the cofC gene encoding 2-phospho-L-lactate guanylyltransferase, which yields MEKLYAIIPVSRFSHAKTRLSPTLSPSEREGILKAMLTDVSNSLKDLVSEVVVISADEDVLDFAYDLGISILQEKGQTDLNGALNQAMEWCAPECHKVLITPSDIPLIGKAQPQNFINQSNKYDMVIAPAKGGGTNALLFKPGDMELKFGDYSFFEHIKEANRKDLSYEIYDSFYLSLDVNTAEDLGEIILHGEGTHTREFLNKIPLSVNPHRGSDRLEIRREIL from the coding sequence ATGGAAAAATTGTATGCCATAATACCAGTATCACGATTTTCTCATGCGAAAACACGTTTATCCCCTACTTTATCCCCTTCAGAACGAGAAGGTATTCTAAAAGCCATGCTAACCGATGTGAGTAATAGTTTAAAGGACCTGGTTAGTGAGGTAGTGGTTATAAGTGCAGATGAGGATGTTCTGGATTTTGCCTATGATTTAGGAATCAGTATACTGCAGGAAAAAGGTCAGACTGATTTGAATGGTGCTCTAAACCAGGCTATGGAATGGTGTGCCCCTGAATGTCATAAGGTGCTAATCACTCCTTCAGACATCCCCCTTATAGGAAAAGCTCAGCCCCAAAATTTTATTAACCAGTCTAATAAGTATGACATGGTAATTGCCCCTGCAAAAGGCGGAGGAACAAATGCATTACTTTTCAAGCCAGGAGATATGGAATTAAAATTTGGGGATTACAGCTTCTTTGAGCACATTAAAGAAGCAAATAGGAAGGATTTGAGTTATGAGATCTATGACTCCTTTTATTTATCTCTGGATGTTAATACTGCCGAAGATTTAGGTGAAATTATATTGCATGGGGAAGGTACCCATACCCGGGAATTCTTAAATAAAATCCCCTTAAGTGTTAATCCCCACCGGGGATCAGATAGATTAGAAATTCGTCGTGAGATATTATGA
- the proS gene encoding proline--tRNA ligase, which translates to MTDFSEWFHDILEEAEIIDSRYPVKGMHVWLPHGFQLRKEILNILKNILDRDHDEVLFPLLIPEGELAKEGIHVKGFEDEVYWITHGGLTELNQKLALRPTSETAMYPMFALWVRSHTDLPLKVYQTVNTFRYETKHTRPLIRVREITTFTEAHTVHSTRKEAEEQVEKAIEIYKEYFDMLALPYVITRRPVWDKFPGADYTMAFDTIMPDGKSLQIGTVHNLGQTFAKTFEITFENPEGDHKLGYQTCYGLSDRVIASVIGIHGDDSGLCLPPAVSPKQIVIVPIIFKKKGEEVLEKCRSLKSSLEKEGFRVHLDDRDIRAGKKYYEWEMRGVPLRIEIGPRDLEKNSAVLSRRDNGEKFSANLDNICDEVENTLKSITSHMKEKAWAKMNSNIRPVEGLEEARDEIENNKGVISFDWCGNEECGKEIEEKIRVDILGVQKEEDGGVCFHCSSKATCRALLARTY; encoded by the coding sequence ATGACAGATTTCAGTGAATGGTTTCACGATATTTTAGAGGAAGCAGAAATAATAGACTCCCGTTATCCAGTTAAAGGTATGCATGTTTGGCTTCCCCATGGATTCCAATTAAGGAAAGAAATTTTGAATATTCTAAAAAACATTTTAGATAGAGATCATGATGAAGTATTATTCCCTCTTTTAATCCCTGAAGGTGAATTGGCTAAAGAAGGAATTCATGTTAAGGGATTTGAGGATGAAGTTTATTGGATTACCCACGGAGGTTTAACTGAACTTAATCAAAAACTCGCTTTAAGGCCAACCAGTGAAACTGCAATGTATCCCATGTTCGCCTTGTGGGTACGTTCCCATACTGATTTACCCCTTAAAGTTTATCAGACCGTTAATACCTTCCGTTATGAGACCAAGCACACCCGCCCCCTAATCAGGGTAAGGGAAATAACTACCTTTACTGAGGCCCATACTGTTCATTCAACCCGGAAGGAAGCAGAAGAGCAGGTTGAAAAAGCAATTGAAATATATAAAGAATATTTTGATATGCTGGCCCTGCCCTATGTAATTACCCGGCGCCCGGTGTGGGATAAGTTCCCGGGAGCAGATTACACCATGGCCTTTGACACCATAATGCCTGATGGTAAAAGCCTGCAAATTGGAACGGTGCATAATCTGGGACAGACCTTTGCTAAAACCTTTGAAATAACTTTTGAAAATCCAGAAGGGGATCACAAATTGGGATATCAGACCTGTTATGGGCTATCTGATAGAGTTATAGCCTCTGTTATTGGTATTCATGGAGACGACTCAGGACTTTGTTTACCTCCTGCTGTTTCCCCAAAACAAATAGTTATTGTGCCTATAATCTTCAAAAAGAAGGGTGAGGAAGTTTTAGAAAAATGCAGAAGTTTAAAATCTTCACTGGAAAAAGAAGGATTCCGGGTTCACCTGGATGATAGGGATATCCGGGCAGGTAAAAAATATTATGAGTGGGAAATGAGGGGAGTGCCCCTCCGGATTGAAATAGGGCCTAGAGATCTAGAAAAAAATAGTGCAGTACTATCCAGAAGAGATAATGGGGAAAAATTCAGTGCTAATTTAGATAATATCTGTGATGAAGTAGAAAACACCCTTAAATCCATCACATCCCATATGAAAGAAAAAGCCTGGGCCAAAATGAATTCTAATATCCGTCCGGTTGAAGGATTGGAAGAAGCCCGGGACGAAATAGAAAATAATAAAGGAGTTATCTCCTTTGACTGGTGCGGTAATGAAGAATGCGGTAAAGAAATCGAAGAGAAAATTAGAGTAGACATATTAGGTGTTCAAAAAGAAGAAGACGGTGGTGTCTGTTTCCACTGCAGCAGTAAAGCAACCTGTCGAGCTTTACTGGCAAGAACCTATTAG